A window of Myxococcales bacterium contains these coding sequences:
- a CDS encoding sigma-54-dependent Fis family transcriptional regulator: MNDQRTTSITTPTAGATTAEAAESPHGATPGTDTGATATRVIGRRQSDRIVAASESAQRSLDQATACARGDSAILIVGPSGSGRQHFGRAIHAWSTRAGQPFIVFPAASTPIGLHERELFGSADAAAPLGENTDGALFTARQGTLLIAGFDKLEPSLRTAVIQAAQSQSFIRPGQSEPTRLAVRIIATADSSDGHTEQKLLGDLPTEVVSLDGLSERREDVLPLAAHFLAEVAEAEEIRPIGFTSDARNWLVEETWAGNVRELRERIRQSVRLNSGGVISAESLMLATDGDEVPSFKDAKRAFETRYVEGLLRRCSGNISRAARLAKKDRKDFYDVIRRTGVDPSEFRT; this comes from the coding sequence ATGAACGATCAACGAACGACATCGATCACAACTCCGACCGCAGGGGCAACGACGGCAGAAGCGGCGGAGAGCCCGCATGGCGCAACGCCTGGTACGGACACGGGCGCAACGGCGACTCGGGTCATCGGCCGCCGGCAGAGCGATCGAATCGTCGCCGCCAGCGAAAGTGCCCAACGTTCCCTGGACCAGGCGACTGCCTGCGCCCGGGGCGACAGTGCGATCTTGATCGTCGGACCAAGTGGCAGTGGACGCCAACATTTCGGTCGCGCGATTCACGCGTGGAGCACCCGGGCGGGACAGCCCTTTATCGTGTTTCCGGCGGCGAGTACGCCCATCGGCCTTCATGAGCGCGAATTGTTCGGCAGCGCGGACGCTGCGGCTCCCCTCGGCGAAAATACCGACGGTGCGCTCTTCACTGCGCGACAGGGCACGCTGCTGATCGCCGGGTTCGACAAATTGGAGCCGTCGCTGCGCACCGCGGTGATTCAAGCCGCACAGTCTCAGTCGTTCATTCGGCCCGGTCAGAGTGAACCGACTCGGTTGGCCGTGCGCATCATCGCAACCGCCGATAGTTCCGATGGACACACGGAACAGAAGCTTCTTGGTGACCTGCCCACTGAGGTGGTCAGCCTCGATGGGCTTTCCGAGCGACGCGAGGACGTGCTGCCATTGGCCGCACACTTCCTGGCAGAGGTGGCGGAAGCCGAAGAGATTCGGCCGATCGGTTTCACCTCCGACGCGCGCAACTGGCTGGTCGAGGAAACTTGGGCCGGTAACGTGCGCGAGTTGCGCGAACGCATCCGACAGTCCGTGCGACTCAACAGCGGCGGGGTGATCTCCGCAGAATCGCTGATGCTCGCGACCGACGGCGACGAAGTGCCCTCCTTCAAGGATGCGAAGCGGGCCTTCGAAACTCGCTACGTCGAGGGATTGCTGCGGCGCTGCAGTGGCAATATCAGTCGTGCGGCGAGGCTGGCCAAGAAGGATCGCAAGGACTTCTACGACGTGATCCGACGCACCGGAGTTGATCCGAGCGAGTTCCGCACTTGA
- a CDS encoding UbiA family prenyltransferase → MSTATCPVYVDLDDTLISTDMLWESICLLAAQQPFRALSMPIWLLRGKAGFKRAIAQRVSFDPARLPYRSQVLDYLREEKAKGRRLVLATASDGLMAEPIAAHLGFFDAVLASDGEMNLLSEAKLDAIQRDCGGSEFEYLGNSTADIPVWRHAAVAILVQPSAGAVRAAESFEGEVKRFSTDSPGLAPAIKSMRIYQWIKNALLWVPLLLAHQLSNFEKVTQVAIAFACFCSIASATYLLNDLLDIESDRRHERKRMRPFAAGTLPIPTGVALLACLMLGGFGLSFAALPLIATGMLAIYTVLTITYSLYLKQKLFLDVLVLAGLFTHRVLAGAVAADVRLSPWLLAFCMFMFLSLALLKRYAELLATEDIGAESNARRAYEVTDVGMIETMGLAAGYMAVLVLCLFVTSDDVSRLYPRPNVLWLIMPPFLYWVSRMWFLARRKILLDDPVLFAATDRVSWLTGVVIVMVAVFASW, encoded by the coding sequence ATGTCCACCGCGACCTGCCCTGTTTACGTAGACCTCGATGACACCCTGATCAGCACAGACATGCTGTGGGAGTCCATCTGCTTGCTGGCCGCCCAACAGCCCTTCCGGGCGCTCAGCATGCCGATCTGGTTGCTGCGGGGCAAGGCTGGCTTCAAGCGGGCCATTGCACAGCGAGTGAGCTTCGATCCAGCGCGGCTCCCCTACCGCAGCCAGGTGCTCGACTACCTGCGCGAGGAAAAGGCCAAGGGGCGGCGTCTGGTGCTCGCCACGGCGAGCGATGGTTTGATGGCCGAGCCGATCGCCGCACATCTCGGTTTCTTCGATGCGGTGCTGGCGAGCGACGGCGAAATGAACCTGCTGAGCGAAGCGAAGCTCGACGCCATTCAGCGCGACTGCGGAGGCTCGGAGTTCGAGTACCTCGGAAATTCCACTGCTGACATCCCCGTTTGGCGACACGCCGCCGTGGCAATCCTGGTACAGCCGAGTGCTGGCGCAGTCCGGGCCGCCGAGAGTTTCGAGGGCGAGGTCAAGCGATTTTCGACCGATTCCCCGGGCCTGGCCCCCGCAATCAAGTCCATGCGCATTTACCAGTGGATCAAAAACGCCCTGCTGTGGGTACCGCTGCTGCTCGCCCACCAACTGAGCAATTTCGAGAAAGTCACTCAGGTCGCGATTGCCTTCGCGTGTTTCTGCAGTATTGCGTCCGCGACCTACCTTCTCAACGATCTGCTGGACATCGAAAGTGATCGCCGACACGAACGCAAACGGATGCGACCCTTCGCGGCGGGAACGCTGCCCATTCCGACCGGGGTCGCGTTGCTGGCCTGCCTTATGCTGGGCGGTTTCGGTCTCTCCTTTGCGGCGCTCCCGCTGATTGCAACCGGAATGCTCGCGATCTACACGGTGCTCACAATTACCTATTCCCTCTATCTGAAGCAGAAATTGTTTCTCGACGTGCTCGTGCTGGCGGGACTCTTTACCCATCGAGTGCTGGCCGGCGCCGTGGCTGCCGACGTAAGGCTGTCTCCCTGGCTGCTGGCATTCTGCATGTTCATGTTTCTGAGTCTTGCGCTGCTCAAACGCTACGCAGAGTTGTTGGCGACCGAAGACATCGGTGCGGAGAGTAATGCGCGTCGGGCATATGAAGTGACGGATGTCGGAATGATCGAGACCATGGGGCTCGCCGCCGGCTACATGGCAGTCCTGGTTCTCTGCTTGTTCGTGACCAGCGACGATGTGAGCAGGCTCTATCCCCGCCCCAACGTGCTTTGGCTGATCATGCCTCCATTCCTGTACTGGGTCTCGCGCAT
- a CDS encoding polysaccharide biosynthesis/export family protein, whose product MHSNPIQFANQAQHEKRRTAPLALLLVAVGLSLLGPIACVSPAAPPLMAKPVPYRVGAPDQILISILPEPVIERVVTVRPDGKVSLDLIGDLQAAGMTPEEIAESVRVEIGRFKRNASVTVTVIAAESDTITLFGEVRSPGTFPIQHDIRVAEAIAQLGGTTNFASKRNVRVIRAARDPAQCWLHCEPVILQVNLSRIQSGDLSSNIQLLSGDIVVVPPTILARIGYVLQQILFPFQPVIQAGAAYRNTTSLPGL is encoded by the coding sequence GTGCACTCCAATCCAATTCAATTTGCGAATCAGGCACAGCATGAAAAGCGGAGGACGGCGCCGCTTGCGCTGCTCTTGGTCGCGGTGGGTCTTTCGCTGCTCGGCCCGATCGCCTGCGTTTCGCCAGCCGCACCGCCCTTGATGGCAAAACCGGTGCCCTATCGAGTGGGCGCCCCCGACCAGATCTTGATCAGCATTCTGCCCGAGCCCGTGATCGAACGAGTTGTGACCGTACGTCCGGACGGCAAGGTGTCTCTGGACTTGATTGGTGATCTCCAGGCAGCGGGCATGACGCCCGAGGAGATCGCCGAATCCGTGCGGGTGGAGATCGGCCGCTTCAAGCGCAACGCTTCGGTCACCGTGACCGTAATTGCAGCCGAGAGCGACACCATCACGTTATTCGGCGAAGTCCGCAGTCCGGGCACCTTTCCCATCCAGCACGACATTCGGGTGGCAGAAGCCATCGCACAATTGGGCGGCACGACCAACTTCGCGTCAAAGCGCAACGTCCGGGTGATTCGAGCTGCACGAGACCCCGCACAATGCTGGTTACATTGCGAGCCGGTGATCCTCCAAGTGAATTTGAGTCGAATCCAATCGGGGGATCTTTCGAGCAATATTCAACTGCTCAGCGGAGACATTGTCGTGGTGCCGCCGACAATCCTGGCGCGGATTGGTTATGTCTTGCAGCAGATCTTGTTTCCGTTCCAGCCGGTCATTCAGGCCGGAGCGGCCTATCGCAATACTACGTCGCTGCCGGGACTTTAG
- a CDS encoding FHA domain-containing protein → MSDQSSRPASGRLVALTGDFKGMVYELSAEETLIGRNPTTDITLLDDGISREHAIISFDESAGDHGEYVVEDLQSTNGTKLNGKRVRSATLVPGDEIKIGSTSFRFDFGSPSSS, encoded by the coding sequence ATGTCTGATCAGTCTTCCCGGCCCGCATCCGGTCGTCTCGTGGCGCTGACCGGCGACTTCAAAGGGATGGTGTACGAGTTGTCTGCCGAAGAAACCTTGATCGGCCGCAACCCGACCACCGACATCACCTTGCTCGACGACGGCATCAGCCGCGAGCACGCCATCATCAGCTTCGACGAATCCGCCGGTGACCACGGCGAATACGTGGTCGAAGATCTTCAGTCGACCAATGGAACCAAGCTCAACGGCAAGCGCGTGCGCTCGGCAACCCTCGTGCCGGGGGACGAGATCAAGATCGGCAGTACTTCGTTTCGTTTCGATTTTGGGTCCCCGAGTTCCAGCTGA
- a CDS encoding sugar transferase, with translation MLRELGRRMHRIWLIFDVSICIVLFSAIVYHPQFAESNNLQAYSPVAIGIMALFTGFGWQIILGRCRVYESHRRINVSQLLRRLTMGNSIGAATLAAALFTVGIEAPPFMPVALAVGIFTVQAITRISAMILLRSIRRSGRNFRNVLIVGAGPRALNATNTILNHPEWGLRVIGYLDDWYGEDFRPSVPIDKIHKIVELPELLRNETVDELLVACPRTMLITLTPVVNECALIGVPVTVLADLFGDQLPAPKVGILGSHTTLSFAPVHHNELELMVKRVVDILGALVGLLLSAPIVAVAAVLIRLDSKGPIFFRQERCGLNGRRFEMIKLRTMNDGADAHKHELMHLNEMDGPVFKLANDPRITPIGHFLRRTSIDEFPQFLNVLVGDMSLVGPRPPTPEEVICYEGDTRRRLSMRPGLTCYWQVGGRNNISFAEWIQLDLMYIDTWSLLNDLVILLKTVPTVIFTRGAS, from the coding sequence ATGTTGAGAGAGCTGGGCCGAAGAATGCATCGGATTTGGCTGATCTTTGACGTATCGATTTGCATCGTCTTGTTTTCGGCCATCGTCTACCACCCGCAATTTGCGGAATCGAACAATCTTCAGGCCTATAGCCCGGTCGCAATCGGGATCATGGCGTTGTTCACCGGTTTCGGTTGGCAGATCATTCTGGGCCGCTGCCGGGTTTACGAATCCCACCGCCGGATCAACGTCTCGCAGCTGTTGAGGCGGCTGACGATGGGCAACTCCATTGGAGCTGCCACACTGGCGGCCGCACTCTTTACCGTCGGAATCGAAGCACCCCCGTTCATGCCTGTGGCCCTCGCGGTCGGAATCTTCACGGTGCAGGCCATCACGCGCATTTCGGCCATGATCCTGCTGCGGTCCATTCGCCGCAGCGGCAGGAATTTTCGCAACGTCTTGATCGTGGGGGCGGGGCCGCGCGCTCTAAACGCGACCAATACGATTCTCAATCACCCCGAGTGGGGTCTTCGCGTCATCGGCTACCTCGACGATTGGTACGGTGAGGATTTTCGGCCCTCCGTTCCCATCGACAAAATTCACAAGATCGTCGAGCTGCCTGAGCTGCTGCGCAACGAGACCGTGGACGAACTCCTGGTCGCCTGTCCACGCACGATGCTGATTACATTGACCCCGGTGGTGAACGAATGCGCACTCATCGGTGTACCCGTCACCGTGCTGGCCGATCTCTTTGGAGACCAGTTGCCCGCCCCGAAGGTCGGCATCCTCGGCTCCCACACGACCTTGAGCTTTGCACCTGTTCACCACAACGAACTCGAGCTCATGGTGAAACGAGTGGTTGATATCCTGGGGGCCCTGGTCGGGTTGCTCCTCTCGGCGCCCATCGTCGCGGTCGCGGCGGTTCTGATCCGGCTCGATTCCAAGGGGCCGATCTTCTTCCGTCAGGAGCGCTGCGGGCTCAACGGTCGCCGCTTCGAGATGATCAAATTGCGCACCATGAACGACGGAGCCGATGCTCACAAGCACGAACTCATGCATCTCAACGAGATGGACGGGCCGGTCTTCAAGCTCGCGAACGATCCTCGGATTACGCCGATCGGCCACTTTTTGCGGCGCACCAGCATCGACGAATTTCCGCAGTTCCTGAACGTCCTGGTGGGCGACATGAGCCTGGTCGGCCCCCGTCCCCCAACTCCGGAAGAAGTGATCTGCTACGAGGGCGACACGCGCCGGCGTCTGTCCATGCGACCGGGTCTCACCTGCTATTGGCAGGTCGGTGGACGCAACAACATCAGCTTTGCCGAATGGATCCAGCTGGACTTGATGTACATCGACACCTGGTCCCTGCTGAACGATCTGGTGATCCTGCTGAAAACCGTGCCCACAGTCATCTTCACCCGCGGAGCCAGCTAA
- a CDS encoding carbon-nitrogen hydrolase family protein: MSVVRTAIIQLSSSDDIAANLEATRHFVREAVDRGAEFVALPENYGYLRREGLAYPCAQDVDGEIVVCIRELARERNIWILGGSFPERIPDSDRVYNCSVLISPEGECVARYRKLHLFDVDLARDGGSFRESDAIAPGSDVVSAKLPFGVLGMSICYDLRFPELYRELVAQGARFLSVPSAFAPSTGRDHWEVLLRARAIENQAFVLAPAQCGQHSADRSSYGRSMIVDPWGLVLAQAGDEPGVILADCDLAHLERVRKSVPCLANRRL; the protein is encoded by the coding sequence ATGTCAGTGGTTCGCACCGCCATCATCCAGCTGAGTTCGAGCGACGATATCGCCGCAAATCTCGAAGCCACGCGTCACTTCGTTCGCGAGGCGGTCGACCGGGGTGCTGAGTTTGTCGCCCTGCCCGAGAACTACGGCTATCTGCGCCGGGAAGGGCTGGCCTACCCCTGCGCCCAGGACGTCGACGGAGAGATCGTCGTCTGTATTCGCGAACTGGCTCGAGAACGGAACATCTGGATTCTCGGGGGTTCGTTTCCCGAGCGCATCCCCGACAGCGATCGCGTGTACAACTGCAGTGTGTTGATCTCGCCCGAAGGCGAGTGCGTTGCGCGTTACCGCAAACTCCACTTGTTTGATGTCGACCTGGCTCGCGACGGCGGTAGCTTTCGAGAATCCGATGCGATCGCCCCGGGCAGTGACGTGGTATCGGCCAAACTTCCCTTTGGCGTGCTAGGCATGTCCATCTGTTACGACCTGCGCTTCCCCGAGTTGTACCGAGAACTGGTGGCCCAAGGGGCGCGTTTTCTCAGTGTTCCGTCGGCGTTTGCACCCAGTACTGGGCGAGACCATTGGGAGGTGCTGCTGCGCGCCCGGGCAATCGAAAACCAGGCCTTCGTGTTGGCCCCGGCCCAATGCGGTCAGCACAGCGCAGATCGTTCTAGCTACGGACGTTCGATGATCGTGGATCCCTGGGGCCTGGTGCTCGCGCAGGCGGGCGACGAACCCGGGGTGATCCTGGCCGACTGTGACCTTGCGCACTTGGAACGCGTCCGGAAGTCTGTCCCCTGCCTGGCAAACCGGCGCCTGTAG
- a CDS encoding glycosyltransferase yields the protein MSRTTIVVPCYNEAKRFDAKAFELALADVPGLEFLFVNDGSDDDTPIMLRAFEEKHEGRVQVIDLAHNRGKSHAVRAGMLAALAGDATYCGYWDADLATPLNEIPRFVEVLEARPLLELVIGSRVKLLGRTIERNPLRHYLGRISATVTSVLLDLPVYDTQCGAKLFRNSPETQSLFAEAFLSGWIFDVELIARMIQHRRTAGLPSAEFAIYELPLRQWRDMAGSKLRVGLAYAGAFWEILRIYWRYLRH from the coding sequence ATGAGCCGCACCACCATCGTCGTGCCCTGCTACAACGAAGCCAAACGCTTTGACGCCAAGGCGTTCGAGCTCGCATTGGCCGATGTTCCGGGACTCGAATTTCTGTTCGTGAATGACGGCAGTGACGACGACACCCCGATCATGCTGCGCGCATTTGAAGAAAAGCACGAAGGGCGGGTGCAGGTCATCGATCTGGCACACAACCGAGGCAAGTCCCACGCGGTACGTGCCGGCATGCTCGCAGCACTGGCCGGAGACGCAACCTACTGCGGCTATTGGGACGCCGACCTGGCAACACCGCTGAATGAAATTCCCCGCTTCGTGGAGGTCCTCGAAGCCAGGCCGCTGCTCGAACTCGTGATCGGATCCCGGGTCAAACTGCTCGGCCGCACGATCGAACGCAATCCGCTGCGGCACTATCTGGGACGCATCTCCGCCACCGTGACCTCCGTGCTGCTGGATCTCCCGGTCTACGACACCCAGTGCGGGGCCAAGCTCTTTCGCAATAGCCCCGAAACGCAGAGTCTGTTCGCGGAAGCGTTCTTGAGCGGGTGGATATTTGACGTCGAACTCATTGCACGAATGATCCAGCATCGCCGCACTGCAGGGCTGCCTTCGGCGGAATTCGCCATCTACGAACTCCCCCTGCGGCAGTGGCGTGACATGGCGGGATCAAAGCTCCGGGTGGGCCTGGCCTATGCCGGCGCATTCTGGGAGATCCTGCGGATTTACTGGCGCTACCTCCGCCACTGA